The following coding sequences lie in one Niabella agricola genomic window:
- a CDS encoding DUF1501 domain-containing protein, giving the protein MEKEVLEHGLNLNRRRFLTKLGMGIGGAALGTLLIPELFSSRDVEEALVSGLPHFAPKAKRIIYLFQNGAPSQLDLFDYKPKLNEMQGQDLPESVRQGQRLTGMTANQSKFPLAGTVFKFNQYGEHRAWISDLLPYTAKIVDDLCIVKSLYTEAINHDPALTFFQTGAQVGNRPSMGAWLSYGLGSENKNLPAFCVLLSKGKGNGQGVYSKLWTNGFLDSIHQGVQFSNGENPVLYLNDPDGMDKTERRKMLDHLSELNHESYGVVGDPEIKAKVQQYEMAYRMQTAVPEVTDLSKEPESIIKLYGPDCLVPGTYAANCLLARKLSENGVRFVQLYHQGWDSHGNLPNELAGQCRDTDQASAALVTDLKQRGLLDETLVIWGGEFGRTNYCQGTLSKDNYGRDHHPRCFTMWMAGGGIKPGVYGETDEFGYNIIADPVHVHDFHATALHLMGLDHERLVYKHLGRRYRLTDVAGKVITGLMV; this is encoded by the coding sequence ATGGAAAAAGAAGTATTGGAACATGGACTCAACCTCAACCGCCGCCGCTTTCTTACAAAGCTGGGTATGGGTATTGGAGGTGCCGCACTGGGCACCTTACTAATTCCCGAACTGTTTAGCAGCAGGGATGTTGAAGAAGCCCTCGTTTCCGGGCTCCCGCATTTTGCGCCCAAAGCCAAACGCATTATTTATCTTTTCCAGAACGGAGCCCCGTCACAACTGGACCTGTTTGATTATAAACCCAAGCTGAACGAGATGCAGGGCCAGGATCTGCCGGAGTCGGTACGGCAAGGGCAACGACTTACCGGAATGACAGCTAACCAGTCTAAATTCCCACTGGCCGGTACGGTATTTAAATTCAATCAATACGGCGAGCACCGTGCCTGGATCAGTGATCTCCTTCCTTATACAGCCAAAATTGTGGACGATCTGTGTATTGTAAAAAGCCTCTACACAGAAGCCATCAATCACGACCCCGCCCTCACCTTCTTCCAAACCGGAGCCCAGGTAGGCAACCGCCCCAGCATGGGTGCCTGGCTCAGCTATGGCCTTGGCAGCGAAAACAAAAACCTGCCGGCCTTTTGTGTGCTTCTCTCCAAAGGAAAGGGTAACGGGCAGGGCGTTTACTCCAAACTCTGGACCAATGGTTTTTTGGACTCCATTCACCAGGGCGTTCAATTCAGCAACGGGGAGAACCCCGTACTCTACCTCAATGACCCCGATGGTATGGACAAAACGGAAAGAAGAAAAATGCTGGATCATCTTTCAGAACTGAATCATGAAAGTTATGGCGTTGTAGGTGATCCGGAAATAAAAGCCAAAGTACAGCAATATGAAATGGCCTACCGCATGCAGACCGCCGTGCCGGAAGTAACCGATCTGAGCAAAGAACCGGAGTCTATTATTAAACTTTATGGGCCCGACTGCCTGGTGCCCGGCACCTATGCAGCCAATTGCCTCTTAGCTCGCAAATTGTCGGAGAACGGGGTACGCTTTGTACAACTGTATCACCAGGGATGGGACAGCCATGGCAATCTTCCCAATGAGCTGGCCGGTCAATGCAGGGATACGGACCAGGCATCCGCGGCGCTGGTCACCGACCTGAAGCAAAGAGGCCTGCTGGATGAAACCCTGGTCATCTGGGGCGGTGAGTTTGGCCGCACCAATTACTGCCAGGGGACCCTTTCAAAAGACAACTACGGGCGGGATCACCATCCGCGCTGCTTTACCATGTGGATGGCCGGTGGGGGCATCAAACCCGGTGTATACGGAGAAACCGATGAATTTGGCTATAATATCATTGCTGATCCTGTGCATGTGCACGATTTTCACGCAACGGCCCTGCACCTGATGGGACTCGACCATGAGCGCCTGGTATATAAGCACCTCGGACGCCGCTACCGGCTGACTGATGTTGCAGGCAAAGTGATAACGGGCTTAATGGTGTAG
- a CDS encoding PAS domain-containing sensor histidine kinase — protein sequence MEDTEQTTQESYRYEALFNQASMGIIVVNHKAEIQSANPFALALFGYSLDELLQQPIELLIPGRYHSRHVTHRDGYTHNPKTRPMGVGMDLFAVKKDGSEFPVEVSLSNYEDEGKQFIIAFISDISIRKKAEAEIEELNNKLESTVEQRTRQLTAAMQDLEQSKDELSKLLEREKELGELKSRFVTIASHEFRTPLSTILSSAYLIERYTTTEEQPRREKHLQRIVSSVQLLTDILNDFLSVGKIEEGKIQVRFSRLDIQELVSGMVRELEVTLKKNQELVYHHDGNPIAELDASLLKHIVMNLVSNASKFSAEDGRIVIETSGAPDQVRLSVKDNGIGISQEDQKHLMERFFRAANAGNIQGTGLGLHIISKYTELMNGTITCVSELNQGTEFIITFDKRAAKAISSSGNI from the coding sequence ATGGAAGATACTGAACAAACAACGCAGGAAAGTTATCGCTACGAGGCCCTATTTAACCAGGCCTCAATGGGTATTATTGTAGTGAATCATAAGGCTGAGATCCAATCGGCCAATCCTTTTGCACTGGCTTTATTCGGGTATTCGCTGGACGAATTGCTGCAGCAACCCATCGAATTGCTGATCCCCGGCCGGTATCATAGCCGGCATGTTACACATAGGGACGGCTATACGCATAATCCAAAAACCCGGCCGATGGGGGTAGGGATGGACCTGTTTGCCGTAAAAAAAGATGGCAGCGAATTTCCGGTGGAAGTGAGTTTGAGTAATTATGAGGACGAGGGCAAGCAATTTATTATTGCTTTTATCAGTGATATTTCCATCCGGAAAAAAGCGGAAGCAGAAATCGAAGAACTAAATAATAAGCTGGAGTCGACTGTAGAACAGCGTACCCGACAGCTTACCGCTGCCATGCAGGATCTGGAGCAATCGAAAGATGAATTGTCAAAGCTGCTGGAACGGGAAAAGGAACTGGGTGAACTGAAGTCGCGTTTTGTTACCATTGCCTCCCATGAATTCAGGACCCCGTTGAGCACGATCCTCTCTTCCGCTTACCTGATTGAACGGTATACCACCACCGAAGAGCAGCCCCGGCGTGAAAAGCACCTCCAGCGGATTGTGTCTTCGGTGCAATTGCTCACCGATATCCTGAACGATTTCCTGAGCGTTGGGAAAATTGAGGAGGGGAAAATCCAGGTGCGGTTCAGCAGGCTGGACATCCAAGAACTGGTTTCCGGTATGGTGCGGGAACTGGAGGTTACTTTGAAAAAGAACCAGGAGCTGGTGTATCATCATGACGGCAATCCGATAGCGGAACTGGATGCCTCGCTGCTGAAACATATCGTTATGAACCTGGTATCCAATGCCAGTAAGTTTTCGGCGGAAGACGGGCGCATTGTTATTGAAACTTCCGGGGCACCAGACCAGGTGCGGCTTTCGGTAAAGGATAATGGTATTGGTATTTCACAGGAAGATCAGAAACATTTAATGGAACGTTTTTTCAGGGCGGCCAATGCCGGGAATATCCAGGGAACGGGGCTGGGCCTGCACATCATTTCAAAGTATACCGAATTGATGAATGGTACCATAACATGCGTCAGCGAACTGAACCAGGGAACGGAGTTTATTATTACATTTGATAAAAGGGCCGCAAAAGCGATCAGCAGTTCAGGAAACATCTGA
- a CDS encoding PSD1 and planctomycete cytochrome C domain-containing protein — MKLTTFASITLMVFILTELAAGCGNRVKKRNDRNRISYNYDVRPILSDKCFVCHGPDKNKQEAGLRLDIEANAKAPLRETKGAYAIVPGKPEASELIKRITSADPSYQMPTPESHLGVLNENEIRILTRWIEQGAPYEKHWAFIAPRKLPLPDIGNKEWARNEIDYFIAEKMEEHQLQPNAAADKSMLLKRVSLDLTGLLPDLQMQQAFENDHSSTAYEKAVDRLLASPQFGEKMALHWLDVSRYADSYGYQDDDIRTQWPYRDWVIHAFNSNMPYDQFITWQLAGDLLPNAGKEQLLATAFLRNHKITEEGGVIPEEYRVEYIIDKVKTYSKGILAMTAECAQCHDHKYDPISQKDYYRLFAFFNTSREQGLEGLVNSGPAKTPMLTLTTEDTQNLLRFINRKDTTRINVSVMGELDTPRTTYILNRGVYDQHGPPVTVGALQAVMRFDTMAYPKNRLGLAQWTVNKQNPLTARVFVNQLWEQFFGKGIVKTVGDFGMQGHLPTHPGLLDWLAVDFMEQGWNIKKLVRKMVLSATYRQSSKIDPRAMEKDPDNVYYARSPRIRLAAESIRDVVLGSSGLLNKTIGGPSVKPYQPKGLWEAATSGRGALTTYSQDSDSDLYRRGIYTFIKLTVPPPSMIIFDASNRDQCEVSRLTTNTPLQALIMMNDPTVLEASRVFAERLSANDPRAAIGTAFESILCRRPTATEMDILKKYYADQLQVFNSKKKEAERTIAVGEYPHHSKPSDIVKTAALMRVINMIYNMEEAIVKV; from the coding sequence ATGAAACTTACGACGTTTGCCAGCATTACTTTAATGGTGTTCATACTTACTGAGCTTGCTGCCGGTTGCGGCAACCGGGTAAAAAAACGCAATGACAGGAACAGGATCAGCTACAACTATGACGTTCGTCCCATTCTTTCAGACAAATGTTTCGTCTGCCATGGTCCCGACAAAAACAAACAGGAAGCCGGTTTACGACTGGACATAGAAGCGAATGCAAAAGCACCGTTAAGGGAAACAAAAGGGGCCTATGCCATCGTTCCCGGGAAGCCGGAAGCTTCTGAGCTCATCAAAAGGATTACATCTGCAGATCCTTCTTACCAGATGCCTACACCGGAATCGCACCTGGGGGTGCTGAATGAAAATGAGATCCGGATCCTTACCCGCTGGATCGAACAGGGCGCTCCTTATGAAAAGCACTGGGCCTTTATTGCTCCCCGGAAATTACCGCTGCCCGATATCGGCAATAAGGAATGGGCGCGGAATGAAATTGATTATTTTATTGCAGAAAAAATGGAGGAACACCAGTTGCAACCCAATGCCGCGGCAGACAAAAGCATGCTGTTAAAACGGGTATCGCTGGATCTTACAGGACTGCTTCCCGACCTGCAAATGCAGCAGGCTTTCGAAAACGACCACAGCAGCACGGCCTATGAGAAAGCAGTAGACCGGCTTCTGGCGAGTCCCCAGTTCGGTGAAAAGATGGCCCTGCACTGGCTGGACGTTTCGCGTTATGCCGACAGCTATGGTTACCAGGATGACGATATCCGCACCCAATGGCCTTATCGCGATTGGGTGATTCATGCGTTCAACAGCAATATGCCTTACGATCAGTTTATAACCTGGCAGCTGGCCGGAGACCTGCTGCCCAATGCCGGAAAAGAGCAGCTGCTGGCCACCGCCTTTCTGCGCAACCACAAGATAACAGAAGAAGGCGGCGTAATCCCCGAGGAGTACCGCGTGGAATATATTATAGACAAAGTAAAGACCTATTCCAAGGGCATACTGGCCATGACCGCGGAATGCGCCCAGTGCCATGATCACAAATATGATCCCATATCCCAAAAAGACTATTACCGGCTGTTTGCTTTTTTTAATACCAGCAGGGAACAGGGATTGGAAGGACTTGTCAATTCTGGACCGGCAAAAACCCCCATGCTTACATTAACCACCGAGGACACCCAAAACCTCCTTCGCTTTATCAACCGGAAAGATACCACCCGTATCAATGTATCGGTAATGGGCGAACTGGATACCCCGCGTACCACGTATATACTAAACCGCGGTGTTTACGACCAGCATGGCCCCCCGGTAACAGTCGGGGCATTGCAGGCGGTTATGCGTTTCGATACGATGGCGTACCCGAAAAACAGGCTGGGACTGGCGCAATGGACCGTAAACAAACAAAACCCGCTTACCGCAAGGGTATTTGTAAACCAGCTCTGGGAGCAGTTTTTTGGCAAAGGCATTGTAAAAACAGTGGGTGATTTTGGAATGCAGGGCCATTTGCCTACACATCCCGGATTGCTGGACTGGCTGGCGGTGGATTTTATGGAGCAGGGATGGAACATTAAAAAGCTGGTCCGCAAAATGGTGTTGTCTGCCACCTACCGGCAATCTTCAAAGATTGATCCACGGGCCATGGAAAAAGACCCGGACAACGTGTACTATGCCCGGTCTCCGCGCATCCGCCTGGCTGCAGAAAGCATCCGTGATGTGGTACTGGGCAGCAGCGGCCTGTTGAATAAAACCATCGGTGGGCCCAGCGTAAAACCGTACCAGCCCAAAGGACTCTGGGAAGCTGCCACTTCCGGGCGGGGAGCCCTCACGACTTACAGCCAGGACAGCGACAGTGACCTTTACCGCAGGGGCATTTATACGTTTATAAAACTTACAGTGCCCCCACCCTCCATGATCATTTTCGATGCCAGCAACCGTGATCAGTGCGAAGTAAGCCGGCTCACCACCAATACCCCCCTGCAGGCACTGATCATGATGAATGACCCCACCGTACTGGAAGCATCCAGGGTGTTTGCAGAAAGGCTTTCGGCAAACGATCCCCGGGCGGCCATCGGCACCGCCTTTGAAAGCATTCTCTGCCGCAGGCCAACCGCAACGGAAATGGATATTCTCAAAAAATATTATGCAGACCAGCTTCAGGTATTTAACAGTAAGAAAAAAGAAGCGGAGCGAACGATCGCCGTTGGTGAATACCCACATCACAGTAAACCGTCCGATATTGTAAAAACCGCTGCCCTCATGCGGGTAATCAATATGATCTACAATATGGAGGAAGCCATTGTAAAAGTATAA